The Aspergillus luchuensis IFO 4308 DNA, chromosome 4, nearly complete sequence DNA window TGGTTGAGCCGGAAATTGAGGAGCATTGAGTGTTCTGGACCTTGCTTTGTGGCGTTGAACAACCAGACAATAGCGGCTACGTTGAGAAGAGGAGTATAGTCCGACATGCTTCATTTGTGGGAAACTTCATCTGCCGGCGAAATAGTTAGCATGTAGTCTCTCCTTTGGAGCCACAATTCTATGAAGCCGGATTGAGGTTGCATTACTGTTTGCTTTCTCTTTGGGGGTCGACTCGGGAAGAGCCCCACGCAGAATTGATTGACGGCGGAAAGCGGATTAACAATTTCGTTGACGTTACATGTTAACAATGAGAATGAGCAGATGCTTTGCATCGAACTAGCTGGTGGGGTGTTCCACCCTGTAGCCAAGACAAGAGCTTAGCAGAAGACTATTGTGGTGGTCTTTACTGTCTTGGAGAGTAGTGAGATCAACCATCCCAGATAGGACTAGCGGGTGTCTGTCACGGAGATACCTTAATCCGACGGAGCGAAGAGGCGTGACTTCCTTCCAACTGCATCATCCGCATCTTCCTCGGGGTCTCGTCTGTCCCTGCATTGCCGCAGCATCGTACAATACTTAGTACTGTCTCAAAATGAACCAGACATGACTAACAGCATCTTTATGACTGGATGAGTTCGAACAACGGCCTCCCCGAGGAGTTCGTGAGCGTTGATGGATCACCCCACGGCCGAGACTCGGTTGCTCTCGGGCTCCCCCCTAAAACTTCCGGTCGGGCGTCGGGATTTGGTGGGCTGATCAAAGGCCTCAAATTAATAATTTGCTGCGAGTCATTTTGACTTTAGCTCGCTCGCTATTCTGTCTCGGCGTGCCATGATAGCAGAGACGCTGCAGAAGCAGACGTCTGCCTTCTTATCGGATGCCTcaatggtgatggatggatgtgacAGATATGCAGCTCCCACTGGGGGATCTGCTCTATCTGACTGGAGTGACAGCCCCTTGAACCAATTGAGAATGTCTCGATTATCATATCACACTCAAAATTCTCTCAGCCCAATCACGGATCGACAGCCTTAGCATCATCTGGAACCTGATTTGACGCGTTAGTCTGGCACCTTCTGTACTTCCCCAGTTTCTCCGCGGAGATGCTCAAAAGGCCGCGCCGTTGAACTAGTATACACAAAAAAAGtggaagcaagaaaaaactTCTCCCGCCACGGCATGCCGTCCACCCGAACCAACAAAAGCCCTCAAGGACCACCTCCTAATTGCTCACCggattataaatactaggatagaccatcatcatcagagtgctttcttccttcattctccAAGATCATTCTTAGACACGTTCTCCTTTGGTACTCTTTGCATCATTTGTTCTGTCAGATCTACCCGTTCGCGGCAGATACATCCACACTAAACAATGGGTCTCACCCAGGAACAGACTGACATCATCAAGGCCACCGTGCCTGTGATCAAGGTGCATGGCAATGCTGTTACCAGCGTCTTCTACAAGAACATGCTCGCCGCGCACCCTGAGCTGAATGCCATCTTCAACTCATCCAACCAAGTGAACGGCCACCAACCCCGCGCCCTCGCCGGCGCTGTCTTCGCCTACGCCGCCAACATCGACAACCTTGGTGCTCTCGGCCCCGCAGTCGAGCTCATCTGCAACAAGCATGCCTCCCTCTACATCCAGCCCGAGCACTACAACATCGTCGGCAAGTTCTTGCTCGAGGCCATGGGCGAAGTCCTTGGTGACGCCTTCACCCCCGCCATCAAGGACGCGTGGGCCGCCGCTTACTTCCAACTCGCTGATATTATGATCAACCGCGAAGCTGCCCTCTACAAGGAGGCCGACGGATGGACCGAGTTCCGCGATTTCCGCATTGCCAAGAAGGTGCCTGAATCTTCTGAGATCACCTCCTTCTACCTCGAGCCTGTTGATGGCAAgccccttccctctttccgTCCCGGACAATACATCTCCGTTCAACTCTTCGTCCCCCAACTCAACCACCCTCAAGCCAGACAATACTCTCTCAGTGACAAGCCCCGCTCCGACTACTACCGGATCTctgtgaagaaggaggctggCCTTAATGCCACCGAACCGGGTGCCGAAGCCCACCCTGGCCTCGTGTCTAACATCCTGCACGATCTCAAGAAGGAaggcgacatcatcaaggtGTCGCACCCCCAGGGTGACTTCTTCCTGTccgatgcggagaagcagagCTCCAGCCCCATCGTTCTCTTGGCAGCCGGTGTGGGTCTGACCCCGCTCACCTCGATCCTGAACACCCTCCTTGAGACCGAGTCTGAGACACAGCGCAAAATTTCCTTCATTCACGGCGCTCgcacctccgccgcccgtGCCTTCAAGCCCCAGATCCGTGAGCTGGCCACCAAGGTGCCTAACTTGcaggccttcttcttcaccagcCACCCGGCTGCCGAGGACAAACAGGGTGAAGACTACGACTTTGCCGGTCGCCTGGACCTGAGCAAGCTGGATTCCAAGAAGGACCTGTTCCTGGACGATGCCACAACGCAGTACTACGTGTGTGGTCCCGAGTCGTTCATGCTGGACGTGAAGGGCAAGCTGGCCGCTGAGGGCGTGAGCGCGGATCGCATCAAGATGGAGCTGTTCGGCACTGGTGGTGTGCCCGCTTGATTGCATTATTGACAGATACACACTGCATACACTTTTATCTGCTACCGATACAGATAGAGTAGAGCTTTGCATTATGGGTTACGACTGCATGGGTTAACCtttgtatataattttagttcTTTAATACCCTCCACTCAATTAATTATTCGTTATACACTACAACCAGCTCACATAAGCAAATTGCACTTATCAAACAATTCTTCCAGATTATCACAGTTTGAAAACCTAATTATGTATGAAGATTATCCACACAATTGACCCAATATTCacaacgaaaagaaaatccctttcccccatcTCACTCTTAATTACCATACGCCTTAGCTTCACCCAACGCCACACCCCTCAACTTCGCAAAATCCGGCGTTCCCAGCCCAGAAACCGGATCCCACCCGGTGGTCGCATTCCAACTAGCAAACGGCACAACGGGACTTCCATTGGGCGTGCCTCCAAATCGATTCCTACCATCACAACCCAGGCTCCCGCCGTTGACAATATCATTCAACGCGCCACTCTCACTACCAACTCCATAGAGGAACGGGTTCAGGA harbors:
- the fhpA gene encoding flavohemoprotein (COG:C;~EggNog:ENOG410PJPT;~InterPro:IPR012292,IPR000971,IPR009050,IPR017927, IPR023950,IPR001433,IPR017938,IPR039261;~PFAM:PF00042,PF00175;~TransMembrane:1 (o276-296i);~go_function: GO:0008941 - nitric oxide dioxygenase activity [Evidence IEA];~go_function: GO:0016491 - oxidoreductase activity [Evidence IEA];~go_function: GO:0019825 - oxygen binding [Evidence IEA];~go_function: GO:0020037 - heme binding [Evidence IEA];~go_function: GO:0071949 - FAD binding [Evidence IEA];~go_process: GO:0051409 - response to nitrosative stress [Evidence IEA];~go_process: GO:0055114 - oxidation-reduction process [Evidence IEA]): MGLTQEQTDIIKATVPVIKVHGNAVTSVFYKNMLAAHPELNAIFNSSNQVNGHQPRALAGAVFAYAANIDNLGALGPAVELICNKHASLYIQPEHYNIVGKFLLEAMGEVLGDAFTPAIKDAWAAAYFQLADIMINREAALYKEADGWTEFRDFRIAKKVPESSEITSFYLEPVDGKPLPSFRPGQYISVQLFVPQLNHPQARQYSLSDKPRSDYYRISVKKEAGLNATEPGAEAHPGLVSNILHDLKKEGDIIKVSHPQGDFFLSDAEKQSSSPIVLLAAGVGLTPLTSILNTLLETESETQRKISFIHGARTSAARAFKPQIRELATKVPNLQAFFFTSHPAAEDKQGEDYDFAGRLDLSKLDSKKDLFLDDATTQYYVCGPESFMLDVKGKLAAEGVSADRIKMELFGTGGVPA